From a region of the Betaproteobacteria bacterium genome:
- a CDS encoding endopeptidase La has product TPEDLAAILGPRRFENEIAMRTGVPGVATGLAWTPVGGDILFIEASKVPGSGRLILTGQLGDVMKESAQTALSLVKARLASFGLREDLLEKSDVHVHVPAGATPKDGPSAGVAMTMALTSLLTGRVVRSDTAMTGEISLRGLVLPVGGIKEKVLAAQRAGITRVLLPARNRRDFEEIPEDTRSALEFVWLSTVDDAISAALIERNDASPPVPAAA; this is encoded by the coding sequence GACGCCCGAGGATCTCGCGGCGATTCTCGGTCCGCGTCGGTTCGAGAACGAGATCGCCATGCGCACGGGCGTGCCCGGTGTCGCGACCGGTCTTGCCTGGACGCCGGTCGGCGGCGACATCCTGTTCATCGAGGCGAGCAAGGTGCCCGGCTCGGGTCGCCTGATCCTCACCGGGCAGCTGGGCGACGTCATGAAGGAGAGCGCGCAGACGGCGCTGTCGCTGGTGAAGGCACGCCTCGCCTCGTTCGGCCTGCGCGAGGATCTCCTGGAGAAGAGCGACGTCCACGTGCACGTGCCGGCCGGCGCCACGCCGAAGGACGGTCCGAGCGCCGGTGTCGCCATGACGATGGCGCTCACGTCGCTGCTCACCGGGCGCGTGGTGCGCAGTGACACGGCGATGACGGGCGAGATCAGCCTGCGCGGGCTCGTCCTGCCGGTGGGCGGCATCAAGGAAAAGGTGCTGGCGGCGCAGCGGGCGGGCATAACCCGCGTGCTCCTGCCGGCGCGCAATCGTCGCGACTTCGAGGAAATCCCCGAGGACACGCGCAGCGCCCTCGAGTTCGTCTGGCTGAGTACGGTGGACGACGCGATCAGCGCTGCGCTGATCGAGCGTAACGACGCGTCACCGCCGGTGCCCGCCGCGGCCTGA